From the Vulpes vulpes isolate BD-2025 chromosome 15, VulVul3, whole genome shotgun sequence genome, the window tgtctctcatgaataaataaataaaatcttaaaacaatttttttaaaaaagtttaatataAGCCACCAGTGTGCTGATGAGTCTATAAAAATGCTGTAGTAATCTTAGTGTTATTAGTAAAGTATAACTTCAATTCTCCAAAAAAAGCAAGTGTAAAGTATTAGATATTTCAATTTACAAATAAAGATCGTTAGTCtgcaccaagaaaaaaaaattgtgtgcgAATTCCAAGAACTGGGTCCTGAATACAAGGGCCCAGAGGAATGGAAGCACGAGGATGAGaaagacacaaacacacaggaCAACGTGAAATTCTGTGCAGCTGCAAACAAGAAAGAGGAATCTTTGTATTTTCATAGGCAGGGGGCTCCATGTTATATTAAGTCGCAAAAAATCGGAGTGGATAGAACGTGGTACAATccgtattttaaaaatgtataacacGCATACATTACGCACGCGTGTGTGCCCACACGGAGAGGAGAGTCTTCATTATTCAGGATTCTTCAGCTGGGATTCACTTACGTGCGACAGTTTATCTGTAACCCCAAATCCAGACTCGCAAAGTGTGCGTGGCCATCCGTGGACGTGGGCAGAGTGCCCCCAATTTAGGAGGCGGACATGCAATCCCAGCTGAGCGGGAACAGGTTCTGCCTCCTGTGCCTCCGGGACTCTACACCTGTCCTTTCACTGTGTCCTTCACGCCGTGTTTTGTGCTTTGTGTTGTGACTTAGTGGGTGGAAGTGGTCGCCGCCAGCACCGCCCCGAGGGTGTGGGGCTCTGAGCCCAGGAGGACTCGCGTCCTACAGCGAAAATCCCAGGTAAGCCGTGCTCAGGCGAGACTTGGGCCCTGAGTCCGATGTTACGTGAATGTGTATCGAGTACTTATTACCTAAGTCACTGTGAACAGAAACACACGTCAAGCCAGGTAACGGATAAGGTTGCTGAAGGTGTGACCCGGGCTTGCAGGGCCCCGGCCCGCCTCACCCAGGGGTGCTGGTTCAGCGTTCCCTGTATCTGCTCATGCCAGGTTTTCGGCGACTTTCTAGAACGTGGCTACTGTGATGAGAAAGTCCTGCGTGCGCGTGTGTGCCCCCGTGTGTGCAGACAGAGTGAGACACacggagagacacacacagagatacgGGGGGTCAGGGGATGTGGCTGCGTCCTGAGAGGAGGGTGGGGCTGGCAGGCGGGGCTGAGGGTCACTCACTGTCCCTGACCCTGTTTCCCAACCTTCCCTGTGGTTCTGTGTCCCGGTGCTGCTCAGTGACACCCTGGGGTGTCTGGGGTCCTAAGGGGCTGGAAGAGGGGCAAGGTGGGGGCTGGCGGGGACTGTCCAGAGCGGGGCTGGGGTAGTGACTGCACTGCCACCGCCAGGCCCTGCTGCTTGGGGGCTCACCCACGACCACggccctgggaggggagggaggcacacAGTTGAACACAAGCAGGGCCGTCCCCCGAGCACATAGGCAGGTGCAAAGCAGACACACGGACAGGACGTGCTTTGGTGATGAGAAATGCTGCAGCGGGGTAGCCCCGGGAGACGATGCCGCCCCGGCCTCGGGTCCTGCcttcacggggggggggggggggggggaacagccCTGCATCCCCAGGGGGCAGGTGTTAAGCCGCAGAGAAACGCGGCGGCCCAACGCCGTCAGCCTCCGAGGGAGCAcctgccctggggctgccccGCACACCGGATGGTCTCGACACTCGCCTGACACCCCCATCCATCCCCTGCCCTGAGAACCCGGGCTGAGACCTTGTCACTGCACCCGGCTCCCCAGGGACACGTGGGCCACCTCTGGAGTCAGATGCTCCAGGGCATTTACGAGCTGCACAACGTGCCTGCAAATTAACATCCCTCGGGGCCTCGGAGCCGGAACTGCAGGCCGCTGGGCCCTGGGACGCAAGAGCCAGGACGGTATAAAAACCGACACCCTGGACCTCGCACACTcacacccgcacccgcacccacacacacaccggCACCCACACCCCGCCCCAGCACCCACACCATGGCCGCCTCCACCCTGTCCGTCTGCTCCAGCGACCTGAGCTACGGTGGCCGCGTCTGCCTGCCCGGCTCTGGCGACTCCTGCCCCGACCCCTCCTGGCAGCTGGACGACTGTCCCGAGAGCTACTGCGAGCCCCCCTGCTGCGCCCCGGCCTCCTGCCTGACCCTCCTCTGCACCCCCGCGAGCTACGggtccagcccctgcccaccagcCTGCCCCGGCTCCTGCCAGCCCTCTTGCGGCAACTGCTCCCCCTGCCAGGAGGGCTGCGGTGCgtctgtctgctgcaagcccgtgtGCTGCACCCCcgtctgctgcaagcccgtgtGCTGCACCCCcgtctgctgcaagcccgtgtgctgcacccctgtctgctgcaagcctGTGTGCTGTacccctgtctgctgcaagcccgtgtGCTGTGAGGCCTCCCCTTGCTCAGCCTCCCCCTGCTGCCAGCAGTCTAGCTGCCAGCCCTCCTGctgcagctcctccccctgccaggaagacagctgtgtgtctgtctgctgcaagcccatgtgctgcacccctgtctgctgcaagcccgtctGCTGTACCCCCGTCTGCTGTAAGCCCATCTGCTGCAAGCCTGTCTGCTGCCAGGCCTccccctgctgccagcccagcccctgcagaCCCTCTTCCTGCGTGTCTCTCCTCTGCCGCCCCGTGTGCAGGCCCGCCTGCtgcgccaccccctccccctgccagcccaGCTGCTGCCCCCAGGCCTCCAGCATGTCCCTGCTGTGCCGCCCCGTGTGCTCCCACTGATGGGGCACGTGCCCCCAGGGCGCTGGGCGCAGGCCCCACCCAGGGACCGTGGGCCTCCCGACCACCCCTCAGCCCAGCCCTCACCTGTGCTAGGTGGCTGCCCCCACCCAGGACGGGGTCCCCCTGGGTGTCCACTCTCCTGACCTGAACTTCACCTCCTTCCTCCCAAGAATGCTGACCCCATGGCTCCCCGGGGCTCCTGCTCCCGGGCAGCACCTCCACCTGCCCTGGGtcacctgccttccctccctaTTCCTCTGCTTGGTCACCTGACCTTGCCCTCCAACCTGTGGacccctccccagcaccccaaTAAGCTCACTTCACCCGCTGACCTGCTTCCTTTCATCTGACTCTCATGGGGGTGGTGTCCTGGGGTTTGGACCCGACAGTGGTCCCTTCCTGTGTGAACATTTCTGGGAGGAGCGATGAGAGGTCCCCAAGGGCCGGGGCCCAACTGCTCTGGGCGGGGCCACGGGGTGGGACTCACGGCCTCACACGGACGGTCAGTGCTGCTGGGCCCCGCGTGGGTCCTCGGGGCTCCGAGGCTGGCCACCTGCACACGGGGCgcggcctggggggctcagcccgCACCCGTCTCCACCCACTGATCCAGCTGGGCAAAGCGGCCCGGACAAGCCGGCCTGGGGGCTGTGGGCAGCACAGACCCTGCGGCCTGGGGGCCTCCTGGGGTCCCCCTGGGGTCCTCCCGTGTGCTCTGCTCATCCCGTGGAGAAGCGGTGGGCTGGGGGAGGCACTGCTCCAAGCCCCCAAAGGAAACGACTAGGTTGGAAGCACAATCTTCAGGGTGGGTGGCAGGAGCCCCAGGGTCCCGTCCTGGGCAGGACTCAGGACATCAGCTGGTAGGTCTGGACTCCACCTGGGAGCAAGAGGGACACGGAGTCACCGGGCAGGGCCTCCCCAGTGAGCTGGGAACCCCGTCAGGCCTGGATGTGCCCGGTGCTCTGGACAACGCTGCTCTGATGTCAGGATGGCACTGACGTCTTGCGAGGACACTCGTTGACAAAGGCAGAGGCATCCCCCTATGTCACCCGGCAGGGTTCCAGAACTCTTTCAAGCAGTGGCCCAGTGGCCCTTCCCCAGAAGGATCAGAGCTGGCTCCCCCGTCCCCCCAGCCTCCAGGTGGACCAGGTGCCCTCCCGCAGCTGTGTCCAGGGCCAGGACCCACAAAGCGAGCCCGGCCGTCCCGGCTCAGTGCCCTCTGTCACCCGCAGCCACCGCCCCCGGCACCACACCGCCCACCTGCTGCATGTTCCCTGCCTCCACGCCACCCTCCCCGCAACTAGCGCTTCCGTCTAAAATCTGTTTGAAATTCCCATATAATGGGACGCAGCCGATTTCAttgtacagtttgatgagttttaagAAAAACCCGCACCTTCACCCTCCACTCGGGTCAGGGTATAAGCTGTCCCCGCCTGGGCCCGGGAGCGGCTACTGGGCTCCGTCGCCAAGTTGATGGTTCCTGGAGCGTCCGGTACGGTGGGAGCACGACAGGTTTGCTCGGAGTCTGGCTTCACTCACTTGTCTCTTTTGTCGCCGCGTTCGCATTAACTCCGTTTTAATTGCTCAGGTGTGTTTGACCGCGTGGCCCGGCGGGATCCACCTGTTGAAGTACGTCCGGGCCTCTGGGCCGCCTCCAGCTTTGTACGATGATGAAGCCGCCTAAGCGCCTGCGCTCTGCAGGTTTTCGTTTCTCCTGGGGAAAGCCCTGGGGGAGGCTTGCGGGGTCACGTGGTAGTAGTGTGCAGAGTGGCGTGTGCACCTCCTGGCGGCTCctgcgcggggccggggggcggggggggggtgtcagcTTCTCGTGCACCTGCCGGCCGTGGGTCTGTCTTCTGCAGGGAGGCGTCTGCTCAGATCCTCTGCCCACTGCTCTGCAATCAGACTGTTGGCAAGTGTTCCTTACGATGCCAGGCCCAGTCACTTATCCTACATGCAGGCTGCAAATTTCTCTGCCTGTGGCTTGgcttttcactttccttttttttttttaaggattttatttatttatttatttatgagatgcagagagaggcagagacacaggcagagggagaagcaggctccatgcagggagcccaatgcaggactcgatcccagcgggatcatgccctgagtcggaggcagacgcttaacccctgagcctcGCAGGTGCCCCACTGAGGCTCTGTTAATTCAAATGTTTTTCTCACCGCCTTTTGGCTTGGGTATTTTCTATGATTATGTCTTCTAGGTCACTGATCATCTGCAGTGTTTATTATGCCTTTAAACTCaccctttacattttttattgttgatcttATGTTCATCAGCTCTTGGAGTTCCATTTAGTTCTCTTTTATATCTTAGATTTCTCTCTGCCTTGTGTTCATGGTTTCCTTAAAATCcttgtacatatttattataattgttttaactACCTTGTCTGCTAATTCCAGCAACGGTCATTTCTGGGCTTGTTTGTATAATCTATTTTGCCTCTTGATTATGGGTTAGCTTTTTCCTCTGAATGTGTCTAgtaattttggggcacctgggtggctcagtcagttgagcgtccgactcttgctttcagctcaggtcatgatctcagggtcatgggatggagccctgtgttgggctccatgcgtagcacagagtctccttgagattctctctccctctccctccccctctgccctgcccccactcatgctcacacactctctctctcaaataaataaataaataaataaataaataaaatcttttaaagaaaagtgtctagtaattttttattggatgctgggtttcaataaaataatagtgTAATACTGTTGAGTGTTGtactttgtttccttcctctaaACAGTGCTGGGCTTTGTTCCATCTGGCAGTTACCACCCGTGGACCGGCTTGATAATGGTGATGCTTCTGTGCTTGTTCCCACGTTTTGTTACGGGGGATCTAGAGAGGCCTTTACTCTCAGGCAGGGTTAGCACGGCTCTTGATATGTGACTTCTGGGATCTGTACTGAATGCCTCTGGTACCCAGTGAGGTCTCCACTCTGGTCGTTTGGAAACCCATTGCCTCTTAGCCTTGCTTAAGCTCTGGGACTTGTTCCCCTTCAAGCTCCATGATTGTTCTTGTCCAGACTCATGGGGTTCTGAGTTCTGACAAATGGCTGAGTATTGGGCAGTGGACTCAAGGTGTTCCCGTGGAGCTCTTTGCTGTatatctctctcttcttctgtgtctGTCCCCACAAATTCTGGGTGCCTCAGCCTCTTTGACTCTGATTTCCCTCTCTTCAGCTCAGCAACCCCTATACTGACAGCATTCCCCTCCATATGCTGCAGCCCAGAAATCCAGCCAGGAGGCTGGGCCAATCATAGGGATCTCCTCCTGTTTGTCTTCTCCTAGGGATCCAAGTTCTGCATTGTCAGTTGTCCAATGTCTGAAAATGGGTTTCTTATATCTCTTGTCCCATTTTCTAGTTACTTAAGGTGAGAGGACAAGTCAGGTCCATCATGTCCTGAAGCAAAGCCTCACTCCTTGTTTTTGAGATTTCTGTTCTTCCTCTAGCCAATCCCTTACTTTCTTCTTTGACTACTCAAGATCTTCCCTGACTCTGAAACTGAGTCTTCCTTCTTCCACTCTGGGAAATGCTCCAGCCAGACTGAAGCCCAACCTGAGACTTACATGCTGCCCCAGGACTGGAGCATGT encodes:
- the LOC140595699 gene encoding uncharacterized protein — protein: MAASTLSVCSSDLSYGGRVCLPGSGDSCPDPSWQLDDCPESYCEPPCCAPASCLTLLCTPASYGSSPCPPACPGSCQPSCGNCSPCQEGCGASVCCKPVCCTPVCCKPVCCTPVCCKPVCCTPVCCKPVCCTPVCCKPVCCEASPCSASPCCQQSSCQPSCCSSSPCQEDSCVSVCCKPMCCTPVCCKPVCCTPVCCKPICCKPVCCQASPCCQPSPCRPSSCVSLLCRPVCRPACCATPSPCQPSCCPQASSMSLLCRPVCSH